Part of the Elusimicrobiota bacterium genome is shown below.
AAACGCCGGCGCCCCGGGCGACCGCCGGTATCGCGGCGAGTATCTCGCGGTCGGTCACGGTCACGGCGAAGCCGTCGGACTGCTTGAGGGCATGGACGGCGGCCGCGCCGTCGCGGGGGATGCTCACCGAGATGCTGTCAGCAACAGTCCTGCCACTCGCCGCGCGGATGGGGCCGCCGGATCTCCAGGCGTCCGCGACGGCCGCGCTGCCCTCGGCCTGCACGGCGACCATCCGGGGCAGACTGTCGATGAGGCCGAGCGCGTGGAATTCGGCGAAGCCTTTCCAGAGGCCGCTGATGATGTTCCCGTCTCCGACGGAGACGAACACGAGATCGGGGACCTTCCAATCCAGCTGCTCGCAGATCTCGAAGGCGCAGGTCTTCTTGCCCTCGCGGGTGAAGGGGTTGTAGCCGGTGTTGCGGTTGTACCAGCCGAACTCGTCGCAGGCCTGGCGGCACAGGTCGAAGGCCTGGTCGTAGGTGCCGTCCACGCTGAGGACGGTCGCCCCGAAGACGAGGAGCTGGGCCAGCTTGGCGGGGGGCGCGGTCCGGGGCACGAAGATGACGGGCTTGGTCTCGCGCTGGGCCATCATGCAGGCCAAGGACGCGGCGGCGTTCCCGGTCGAGGCGCCGGCGACGGTCTTCTCTCCGGTCTCGAAGGCGCGCGCCGCGACGACGGCGCTCGCCCGGTCTTTGAAGGAGGCCGACGGGTTGCGGCCGTCGTCCTTCAGGTACAGGTGCTTAAGCCCGAGTCCGGCGCCGAGCTTTCGGGCGTGGTAGAGAGGCGTCCAGCCGGCGGACACGGGCGGAATTCCCGTTCTGCCGTCGAGCGGCAGGATGTCGAGGTAGCGCCAGAGGCTGCGCTCCGGATCGGCCTTCAGCGACTTCCGGCCTATCCGTTTTCGAAGGGCCTTGTGATCATAGACGACCGAGAGGTTCCCGCCGCAGCGCGGGCAGACGTATTTCGCGTCGGACAGGCCGCACTGCGACCCGCACGCGACGCAGCGGAATCCCTCGATCTTCTTCATGACCTCTCGACGACGGTGCGGCTCGCGCTACTTGACGAGGACGGCGTCCTCGAGGGCCACGGGGAACTTGTACATCCCTCCGAGGTCCTTGTTGAGCACGACCTTGCCCTTCACGGTGATGACCTGGCCGACGGCGGACTCGTCCTTGAGGATGACCGTCAGGTCGTCGCTGCCGTCCTTCGCCTTGCCGGAGCCGTCGCGCAGATGGGCCCAGTTGCGCTCGAGGATGCCGGAGTTGTACTTGACGACCTTGCCGGCGACGGCGACTTCCTTGCCGGCGAGGGCGGCCTTCTGCGCGTAGACCTCGCCGATGGTGCGGCCGTCGGGGCCGGCTGCCTTCTCCACCTTGATCGGGCCCTTCACCTCGGCGCGGCCGCCGTGCGCGCCCGCGGGCGCGCCCTTCGAGGCTCCGGCGTGCGGGTCCGCGGGGGCCGCGGCGTCGCCGAGGGTGCCGAACGCGATGACGTCGAACTTGCGCTTCAGGGACGGGCTCTCGAAATCCCGCATGTCCATCGCGTTGGTCACGGTCGCCGCGGCGCCCTTCTTGACGGTCGCCTTGGCGACGGCGGCCCATTTCTTCTCGCCGGCGGGGGTCTTGATGAGCAGATAGGTGTAGCCGCCGGCGTCCATGGTCTCGACCACGGTGCCGGTCAGGTCGCCGGCCGAGGCGAGGGGGAAGAGGGCGATCACGGCGAAGACGGCCAGAAGAAGTTTCATTGAGTCCTCCACGGGATTATAGCGGCATCATAGCAATCGGAGCGGGCGTCTCATAGCGTGCGGGACAAGGTGACGCTGATGTGGGAAAACGACGACGGCAAGGGGGTGGCGGTGTAGGTGTATTTGAGGGCGAGGCTGGTCTTGCCCATGGCGTAGGTCAGGCCGGCGGTCGTCGTATACTGCTCGATCGCGGCGAAGCTCGCGTCGGCGTTCAGGCTCAGGCCCCAGAGCGTCGCGTAAGTCAGCGCGCCGGTGAGGTGCTTCGAGTCGTAGACCGTCCCCTCGGTAGTCCGGGTCTCGCTGAAGCTTGCCCCCAGGCTGGTGTTCAGGCGCGGGGCGGGCGTGGCGGAGGCGTTCAAGTTTACCTGGTCGCTGTCCGATCCGCCTCCCGTGGCGTAGGAGCGGTCGCGCGCGTGGTCGTAGCGCAAGGTGGTCTCGCCGCCGCCGTATCGGCGGGTGCCGCCCAGGCCGGCGCGGCTGCTGCGGTGGCCGGCCGGGGCGTCCGCGGTCAGCGGGATGGATTCGTTGGTGTTCAGGTCGGCGAAGAAGTTGAGCGTCTTGCGGGGCCTGAGGTCCAATCGGGTTCCCAGGGAATCGCCCAGGGAGGCGGCGCCCGAGGCCGAGCGAGACCATCCCGCGAACCCGTTGAAGGCCGTCAGAAGCTTCCCCTCGCGGAAGGCGAGGCTGAGATAGGGGGAGACGCTGGCCCGGCGCGTCGCCAGGCCGCGGCCGGAGGCCCCCGCCGCCGTGGAGTTGACGAAGTTGCCGCGCCGGACGGGACGGCTGCTGGTGATGAGCATGGAATGAGACATGTCGTGGGTCCTTCGCAGGAGGTCCCGCCGCGAGTCGTTGGTGTAGTTGAGCGAGTGCTTCCAGGCCCCGGCCCTGACGTCGTTCGTCCTCAGGCTGACGAAATTGGAGAGCGATTTCGACTTTGTCGCGCCGTCGGTCGCGAAGCGCAGGTATTCCGTGTGCAAGGTCAGGTACTGCAGCCGAAGACGCTTGAGATTGCTCAGGCCGTAGTCGAGGGAGCCTCTCTGAGTCGTCGCGAGAGGGGAGGGCAGGACGGCGCCGGGGTCCTCGGTCCGCTGGCGCTCCTGATTGAGGCGCAAGCGCAGGCCCCGCAGCTGGTAGGAGAGGTCTTCGCTCATGAGGGTCTGGCGCTGATCGGTGGAGACGTCTCCGAAGGCGTTCTTGATCCGGTTGTATTGCCTGTTGGCGTTGATCGCGGGAAGGCGGGGCAACGAGAGGCCGGTGCTGTACCCCCAGAAATTATTCGTGTATCTGCTCTCGGGGCTGCCCAGGTATTTCGTGCTCTGGACCGAGTAGTTGGGAGCGAAGCGGACATAGCGCCGGACGTCGTGATGGAATAAGTCCAGCGAGGCGTTGCCGCCGATGACGCGCTGGCCGGTCGCGCCGGTATTCACCGTGGAGTTGATGTTGGAGCCCTCGGAGTATTCTCCGCCGGCGGCGAAGGTTCCTAAGTAGGGGTGCAGCAGGTTCCCGCTGAGGTTCAGGCCGTAGGCCTGGCCCCAGGAGGAGAAGCGCCCCCTCCCGGAAGGGTCCCGGGTCGTGATGTCGTTGAAGTTCCAGCTCATCGATCCCGAGCGCGTGAGCGCGCGCGCCGGTCCCCCCGCCAGATTCAGCAGAAGGACCAAAGCGGCTGCCCGGCTCCGGTGCGACCGCGGCATAAGCTCTTATGGTTCGTAGGTCCCCGACCCCGAGCCATGGCAGCCCGTCGTGCCTTGCATGCTGCAATTGGGTTCGTCGTAGCCGGTCCGGCTCGAGGCCTTCCGGAAACCCGTGATGACGAGTTTTTCATAGGTGCCGGTGCCGCCGTAGTTGTACGGCTTCGGATCGGAGGCGTAGCCGATCAAGCGCGAGCGCTGGGACCCGTGCGGGACGACGGTGTGGCAGGTGACGCAGTAGACGCCGGTCCTGCGGTGATCGCTCTTCTCGTGAACGTTGTTGACGAAGTTGCTTCCCGACAGCATCGGGTGGCAGTTCACGCAGAACAAGTTCGTGGACCACGAGTTCCGGTTGCTCTTGACGTCATCGAGGCTCCACAAGCCGCCGGACGCGTTCTTGGGCCAGTAGCGGCGCGGCCCTGCGAGAAGCTTGTTCGCGGCGGAGCCGTGAGGCCCCTTGGGGTCGCTGGGGTTGTCGGACGCATGGCAGTCGGAGCAGGTCATGGTCTGATTGCCGGGGCCGCCGCCCGCGTTCCACGGCGACGACAGCTGCTCCGCCGTCAGGGCCCTGGGCGAGACCGCCCCGGTCTGCTCGTTTGCCGGGTTGCGCACGGGGTGGGCGGAGCGGTTGTTCGGATTGAACTCGATGGACTGGTCGCTCGAGTTCGCCGGGGGGGTGTTGCCGAACGCGTAGTAGGTGTGGCACTTGAAGCAGAGCTGATACTCCTTATAATTCACCGTGTCGTTGAAGACTTGGCGAACGTAGGAGGCGGCGGCGAGCCAGGAGCCCGCGCCGTAAGCGGGCTCGACGCCCCAGGCTCCGAGGAGGGCCTCCCCGATCCCGTTGCCGGGCGTGGCATGGGTGCCGGTCCTGGCGCGGTGGGGATTGTGGCAGTCCCAGCATTCGGCGTGGCGCTTGCCCGGTCCCAGGTTCGAGGCGTCGAGTTCGGGGTTCTTGTGGACTCCGGAGACGGTCTCCGCCGGATGCTTCGAGGCTTTCGCGTAGAGGTTCTTTATGTTCTTCGCGCCGAGCAGGGCGGGGGCGCCGTGGCACGTGAAGCAGGTGTTCTCCTCCGCGTCGCGAAGGACGTAGGCCTGCGCGGACGAGGCCCCGTGGACCTTGTGGCAGTTCCGGCAGGAGTATTCTCCGACCGTCGTCGGCGCCGCGCCCGCCGGCGTGTAGACCGCGTTCGAGAGCGCGTGGGCGCTGGCGGTGTAGTCCGTCTTGACGTGGCAGGAGGTGCACAGCGCCGCGTTGGCGTTGGACTTCACGAGGAAGCTGCCGTAGGTGTTGTCGTGGGCGTCGTGACAGGAGGTGCATTCGACGCGGTTCGTCTCCCCGTAGACCTTCACCGGGTCCCCGGCCGGGGGCAGCTGGATCTCAGGGTCGGTGCCGGGCTGCGCGGGGGGGCCGGCGCCGGGCTTGACGTCGTAGAGCACCGGGTGGTCGTTGGCGAGATTGGTGCCGATGACCTTCGACGATCCGAGTCCGCCGGTCATCTCCAGCGAGTTGGGTGCCGCGCTGAACACCGCGCCCAAAGCCGTCACGCCGTCGTGGCAGGACAGGCAGAGCTTCGTTTTCGACGCGTTGAGGTCGCTCATCGTCGGCGTCTTCATGCCA
Proteins encoded:
- the thrC gene encoding threonine synthase is translated as MKKIEGFRCVACGSQCGLSDAKYVCPRCGGNLSVVYDHKALRKRIGRKSLKADPERSLWRYLDILPLDGRTGIPPVSAGWTPLYHARKLGAGLGLKHLYLKDDGRNPSASFKDRASAVVAARAFETGEKTVAGASTGNAAASLACMMAQRETKPVIFVPRTAPPAKLAQLLVFGATVLSVDGTYDQAFDLCRQACDEFGWYNRNTGYNPFTREGKKTCAFEICEQLDWKVPDLVFVSVGDGNIISGLWKGFAEFHALGLIDSLPRMVAVQAEGSAAVADAWRSGGPIRAASGRTVADSISVSIPRDGAAAVHALKQSDGFAVTVTDREILAAIPAVARGAGVFAEPAGAAAYAGLAKCAASGKVRENDTAVIVITGSGLKDVGSAMKAAGRPHEVGTSMASVRRVAAREKIS
- a CDS encoding nucleotide-binding protein: MKLLLAVFAVIALFPLASAGDLTGTVVETMDAGGYTYLLIKTPAGEKKWAAVAKATVKKGAAATVTNAMDMRDFESPSLKRKFDVIAFGTLGDAAAPADPHAGASKGAPAGAHGGRAEVKGPIKVEKAAGPDGRTIGEVYAQKAALAGKEVAVAGKVVKYNSGILERNWAHLRDGSGKAKDGSDDLTVILKDESAVGQVITVKGKVVLNKDLGGMYKFPVALEDAVLVK
- a CDS encoding cytochrome c3 family protein — encoded protein: MNNILLSAFILLAGALPAQALSVIDSKHDLAATSATSGPKAVNELLTCLFCHTMHKPAQMTALWNRVGAPVDFTFYSSNYLNNYLGMKTPTMSDLNASKTKLCLSCHDGVTALGAVFSAAPNSLEMTGGLGSSKVIGTNLANDHPVLYDVKPGAGPPAQPGTDPEIQLPPAGDPVKVYGETNRVECTSCHDAHDNTYGSFLVKSNANAALCTSCHVKTDYTASAHALSNAVYTPAGAAPTTVGEYSCRNCHKVHGASSAQAYVLRDAEENTCFTCHGAPALLGAKNIKNLYAKASKHPAETVSGVHKNPELDASNLGPGKRHAECWDCHNPHRARTGTHATPGNGIGEALLGAWGVEPAYGAGSWLAAASYVRQVFNDTVNYKEYQLCFKCHTYYAFGNTPPANSSDQSIEFNPNNRSAHPVRNPANEQTGAVSPRALTAEQLSSPWNAGGGPGNQTMTCSDCHASDNPSDPKGPHGSAANKLLAGPRRYWPKNASGGLWSLDDVKSNRNSWSTNLFCVNCHPMLSGSNFVNNVHEKSDHRRTGVYCVTCHTVVPHGSQRSRLIGYASDPKPYNYGGTGTYEKLVITGFRKASSRTGYDEPNCSMQGTTGCHGSGSGTYEP